In Brassica napus cultivar Da-Ae chromosome A3, Da-Ae, whole genome shotgun sequence, the sequence TCTCCTTAGATGCTTCCTGTATCGAACAGAGTAGATTTATGGATGCTATATATTTGTAATTGGTTAGAACCTTTGTCATTAGATTAGGATAGCTTGGACTTACGTGGCCTGAGATCACCGAAAATCTCTTTCTTGCACCCTCCGTATCATCTAGTATTTTTAGACCCTCCGGTGTTGTTACTCGCGAGAGAGCAACATACAGGAATATCTCCCACAGCATGATCCTTACGACCAAATCCAGAAATAAAGAACTCCTCCTGCAGACATTAACAGAAGATGATTCAACATTTCACAAAACTAATCCACGTTTAGTAAATTGGTCACAGCATAACCTTCTTACCGTTCTTGATAAGTTGTACTCTAGCACACTTTACGGATGACAGAGTTAGGCTGCTTAACCTCGATTCGGTTGCATATTCGAACACTAAGACTCACGCATCAACACCACTGTCCACACTAAAATTAAGCAGATAAAGAAGCCAATTCATATATAGCTCTTACGTTTTCTGATGGACGATTCCTTTTGCATGAGAAGGACCCAATAAAAGGCTTCTTCCTTTCATTTCCTATGGTCAATAGAAACAGAACAAAGAAAATAATCATCTACCTGCCTGAACCCATCTTTGTATCTCTGTCCATCTAACACTCGTTGTGCCTATAAAATCACACATGAGATTAAATGTCACATCTAAGCACAAatacaaaatctcaaatctTATCCATATATGATGAAGTTTATAAGTGAATTATACCTCACACAAAAGCATATCTTCTTCAGAAAACCAACATCTTCACTTGAAATCTGagtttaaatatgtatatcatCTGTTAACAAAAGATCCATAACTGGATTTAAGAAAAAACTCTTGTAGTTCTAACAAAAGATCCATAACGGAAACAGGTTAGCATAATCATTTATATCAGTATGATTCAAACTGATTGACCCACCTTCTTCACAATCTCTCCGTCACGGGAATTGATTTTTTTACCGGAGATTCTCGGAGGGTTGAAAACGGTGATAGCTGTAACCTGGTAAGAAcctggatgatgatgattcaaTGGTGAAGTAGCTTCGACGGCGGCTGAGCTTAGAATTCCGGTGGATTGCATGGCCATAGATGTAACTTCTTCAGAATAGGTTTTGATTTAGATTaagacatatatatttatataagagaagGATCAAGGGAGGTGAAAAGAAACATTCAAGGATTGTTTTAAGATCATTATTGATTAATGATTGAGAAGGTTatgcaaaaacaaatcaaatcgCAGAAGACGAAGTGGAAGAGTCAAGAGACTCGAAGCTTGAAACAACGATACATGTTTCTCTGTTTTTCCTCTTCATGGGCTGGGTGGGGTGGGCCAGACTGATAATTTTCATAAACCCACACGAAAGTTCAATCTATATCAGCAATGGTGATATGGCAAAATTAAACTTTCTCATTGGTTGATTAAATTTGCCTACGTGGATAGCTTTAGGACTCAGGATATGcaacttttagtatagtatagatacgCATCCGTTTTGAATACGTCAAACAGTGAATAAAATacataacataattttttaatatttagttaagCCTTCCGTCAATTTGCACATTAAGAGAAAGACAGactttatttaaaacaaaaatatcagatAGTAAGTTTCGATTTTTTATATACACGAAACACTAAAGGTTTTGGTGTCCATATAATACATATCcattctgttttaataataaacaCATTCTTTCATCTTTGAAAATCAAACAATACACGTTTTCTCATCCCTACCATGGAATAAAGAAAGATCCctatataaatataagaaaGTTCTAATAAAAACATTTGCTGTTTTACACAAAAAATAAGATATGGGGAGTTTCCCTGCTTTGATCATCATCCTCGCTTCGTCTCTTCTCACTGTCCTCGAAGTTGTTAATGGTGCCAAATGTTACGGAAGCTCCAACAGCAACAGCAGCTACGCTCGGAATCGCGACAATCTCTTCTCTACTCTTGCTAATAATGTTGTCACTAACGGCGGAGTCTACAACTCTTCTCTCGGCCAATATCCTAACAAGGTTTACGTTCTTGGCCTCTGCGCAAGAGGCTACGAGCCAAAACCTTGTATCAGCTGTGTTGAAAAATTAACTCTGGAAACACAAACGGGTTGTGGAAGCATCATGGAGTCGTTCATATGGGACAGTGACGATGGAGACCGCGTTTCTTGTCTTGTACGTTCCTCAAACCACTCTTTTGGGAACCTCGAGCTTGAACCTCCTGTAATAGGGCCAAGTCCAAATCATTTCGCCCAATCTGTAAACATGACCCTTTTCATGCAACAGTGGGAATACACGGTTAATAACACCCTCGTGGCTGCCACAAAAGCTGATACTTCCTCGATGCACAAGTACTATAGTGCCGTACACGCCCAGTTCACAGAATTTCCAAATGTTTACATGATGATGCAATGCACACCCGACATAACTTCTCAAGATTGCAAACAATGTTTAGAAGATAGTGTGAAATACTTTAGAGAACAGTTTCGCGGAAAAACAGGGGGCATGGCTAGTTTTCCGAGCTGTTTATTCAGATGGGATCTATATTCTTTCTATGGTGCTTTTGGTAATGTTACAAGAGTTCCTGCACTTCCTCTACTTCAGGCTCCGAAAAAGGGAAGCTCTGTACCAGAAAAGAAAGGTAAAGCAAATGAGTTTGAGCTTTGTCAAAGTTTTGTAAGTAAAGTAAGAACTCTAaagattaaaaatttgaaaacatttcgtcaaaaaaaattctataaattaataatgttagaaTTATActgttttgttaatttatatagttattattgtacgattttttttagatttatatattttcaaatatatttttatgaaaaattgatTTTACAGTATACtatattgattaaattttacataaacaAATTTCCAAttgttttattcaattatttggtgtataaaaatatgtatttaaatttatatgcatttaataacataaaaatattttaaaatgttctaaaaatttaaagttgactccactatgaataaaaacaaacttcacaatgttttgttaataattatataaatattatacacattaattattagtttatgtaaatattgggatcatatatttataagaaaatattttttttatattttattatcttatctAATTATCGAattgtgtcatattttattcTAATCTAAGAATTGGAGAAATTactaatttatcatttttattaattcgaaaatactaatttatagaatttctaATGGTATAGAGGTTCTAAGACTAAAGGGTTgaaattttcaggaagaagcaTGCATAGGGGAATTATCACGATAATTGTGGTTTTTACTTTCATTAATCTTTTGATATCTATTGGTTTCTACAAAGCAAAAGACCGGAGGAGAAAATTAAATAACGGAATAAATGGTAAGTGCACCTTTATATCTTGCTTCAGTCAACCTTATATTGTAGAGAGTACTGAGACTTAATTATTTCTTTTCGTTTTAGGTTGCACTTTAGAATACTCAGATTCGGATGGCCATTTTATGTTAAGGTTTGATCTTAGTATGATCATATTGGCAACGGCTGACTTTTCGCCTGAAAATAAGCTTGGCCAAGGTGGATTTGGTACGGTTTATAAGGTATTGATAACAACTTTTCTAATAATACTAGTGAGGGATCTTGGTCTTGGATGAGTAACAAATCTTGAGACACAAATTTCAGGGGATATTGCTAAACGGGAAAGAGATAGCTGTGAAGAGATTAACCAGAGGTTCAGAAGGAGGTGTGGAGTTTAAGAATGAGGTTTCACTCTTGACAAGACTCCAGCATAAGAATCTGGTTAAGCTTCTTGGTTTCTGTAATGAAGGAGATGAGGAGATTCTTGTCTACGAGTTTGTCCCTAACTCAAGTCTTGACCGCTTTATCTTCGGTAAGACTTTGCAAGACAGCTGCACTTTTGATAGTTTTTAGAAACTCTTaccaataaaaatgtttaaaaaaaaatctgtagatgAAGAGAAGCGTGAGCTTCTTACATGGGAAGTGaggtttaaaattatagaaggAATTGCTCGAGGTCTTGTTTATCTCCATGAAGATTCTCAGCTGAAGATTATTCACCGAGACTTGAAGGCAAGCAACATCCTTTTAGATGCAGAGATGAACCCTAAGGTTGCAGATTTTGGGACAGCGAGACTGTTTGACACCGATGAGACTCGAGCTGAAACTCAACGAATAGCTGGAACCCGGTAAAAACATATCAATCAATTTTGAAGACTAATAAATATGCTCACCATCAATTAACGTTATTATAGTTGCATATATGCAGTGGATATATGGCTCCTGAATACCTGAATCATGGGCAAATCTCAGCTAAATGTGATGTATATAGCTTCGGTGTGGTGCTTCTAGAGATGATAAGTGGTCGAAGAAATAATAGCTTTGTGGGAGAAGGAATTGTAGCTTTTGTAAGTTTCTTCTCATATTAGTCTTCTTGGTCCTTCCTCTGGTATCCTAAAATAAgaatatactagattttgacccgcgcaggcgcgcaggtatatattttgaaaaatatgttgacatttatttttcatgtaattattagggttttacaaaattaatccAAAGAACAAAACCAATACCGATCcgaaaatatagtaccaaacccgaacataaattaattaaatattcgaattattcaaaattttgttatttagagaaccaaattttatccgaaccgaagtattcgggtatccaaatttatataaaaatagatttatatacttatatatatattaattatttttagatttaacgtatataaaacattaagaatgatacttttaaattggtttaaatacttgaaaaaatatatatagatagtcaaaagtaaatatctgcaatagttaaagtatactcaaatcaccaaaaatacttaaaataattattgattccgtatccaaaattttaaatcaagccaattgatatgttaagcttaggtattctgacatatgttattcaaatttataggtaatatattattttatttatagattttgagaaatttaaaatagataatgatttaaaactttaaaaataattaaaatgggtTGTTCAAACgcgaaccaaacccgcaaagatctgaATCAAACTCAAACCACAATTTAGAAACACCCTAACAGGACttaaatctttgaccccgaaaacccgaaacacaaaccgatcagaaTCAAACCCGTATGGGTGCCCGAAATCCCATCCctattcattattatatatcgtatactgtcatcatataattaatcgtattttatacgtaccatcatataagtaatcatataattaataatattttatatgtaccatcatataaataattacatatattatatttttaaaacttaatatgaaatataaaaaccataatttgagttggtatttcaaattgggctttgtattgtatttttattatatatattgacaacatttttttataatggttattgaaaaatagtttagtaaaaatctatttttgaatatatgtattattttttaatcaatttttgatataaattaactttaaattattattttgatttgaaatatgtgtataaagtttaaattttgttatatggttagtttagaaaagaaaaagttttaggcaattagattgaccaattttcgtatattttaaatttggcaGATAGAAagtttcttataatatgatggacttttaattttcttaataacataagcccattactttttttcttaataatactatctttgtttccaaacaaaattaacttttttttaaagactacaattcatgtttccaaacactccaaatttttttaatagtcctattcaagtctccaaacactccaattttgtattgagttttaataagatagatattttCTTTGGTTCAGTCATGGAAGAGATGGGTTGAAGGAAAGCCTGAGATCATAATTGATCCTTTATTGGTAAAGAAACCGAGTAGCGAGATCATTAAGCTGATCCAGACTGGTCTGTTGTGTGCTCAACAAAACCCAACAAAGAGACCAACCATGAGCACTGTAATACTTTGGCTTGGCAGTGAGACCATCACCATTCCTTTACCTAAGGCTCCTGCTTTCACAGCGAGTCGTTCCCAATCTGAAGATGGTACTACGTCAATGAGCAATGTCTTGACGGAGTTGAGTTGTCGTTGAGTTGTCGTTGAGTTGcaaattgttaatttatatgTCGTTTTTAACGTAGTACCTAAAGTTCTAATTGTATTGAACTGAGAAAGAGTAGCAAAAGTATAAATAGATGCAATCCTAAGTTCTAGAAACCTCTACAAAGAAAAGATTGCAATGGCAGAAGCTGAACAGGGATTTTTGGTCGTTGTTTTGCAACAATGCAGTGGTTGATCATGGTCAGCCGGCTTCGTGAAGTTTCACGTATCAACAAGTTCTAACATGTGGAtctgttttttcttcttatcgTTATGTTTCGTAGAATCCAACTCATGAGATAatcaatataagaaaatatatatacattgatCATGTTCGCAACTCAATGTCCTAGAATCCAACTCATGAGATTATTACTCCACGACACACGGGATCGACCAATCCATAACATGGGATATGTCGATCTCGTGTTCAAGTCCGCCGAGAGACACCATGAGGCCAATCCAACTCTCTCAGTGATAGCTCAAAGTTTTAACCTTTTAATTACCTTATAATAAAGTTCAcatcaataaaagtaatataaataaatcaaatacaCATAGACCAATGTTATACAGCAACTctgtgaaaataaaattaagctAAGGCGAAAGGGGAAAGTTTGTTTTCCTATATCTATGTAGAAAAGTAAATACAGTGTAAAACTTATGAATAATGAGCTTCATGCATTAAGGAAATCACGGAAAATCAGattatgaatatataaaatttatcattaaatcaattaaGCACTATTCTagaacttcaaaatttaaaacagaaatatttcattataaaaatattttattttaaaaatttagtaaaaaataattaatttaacaaataaacatattttaaaatttggagagataaaaaaatatgCAGCTTATATATGATTCTTTatataagtattatatatatatacatatataataggAGAAGATATCACGTATTTTATCgtgatttgctatatttttaATGGACATTGGATGTTTGTATTGATTTAATAATGCAAAGAATAATGCATAGAGTAAAGAATTTAGTGTATGATTAGGGAACATATAAGTCTATACAAACAAAATTTGGGCATTTTTTGAATATGTTATTCTATTTGATTATTATAAATCAAGAATGTTTTGTCACAAATGTAACAAGAATacattatttttcattaaaaactgatgataaaataaattatgtataatttttttaatgattatatcaatatttttgaaaaaagcaCATGAATAAcagtattataaaattataaaacaaataacaacAGTTCCAAACgacatatttaataattttttttatgaaaactaaattttgacccgtataaaaaaagaaaaaaataccgACATATGCTTGTGTGTCAAACTTTAAATGGGTTACCGTTTATTACCCTAAtaataaaactcaaaaaattctatttttgtaaagtccatttttaatttgtatatatttgaattaaattacatataaacttatgttttaaaattaacttTGAAATCtaacataataaaaacatatatcaatGCTTTCTTTTAATATTCAGTAGTTCATTTATCATATGTATAACTAATAACAAATGTTTAAATGTTAACataaatgaatatataaaattatcatatgtgtaaataaatttactagataattaatcaattatttaattactttcaattttaaatagaaagaCATAAGAATATTCAATTCATAATCTATtagttaaatacaaaatattcttaaaatatgttattttacgCATATGTTATTCGTCAAATATCAAACGCAAATACAATAAAAAGCAGAAAATACTATGAAAGTCTTAAACAACTAATTAAGTTACAACttgtaaactataaaattattgcgTTTGAAGAATTCATATAAACAATTCAATTtatggttattgtgtttttttttgtttcacctTAGAGTTATCTCAGGCTCATGGAAAGACCCAGACTAATCTCTAAAAAAATGGTGCGCCCCATGAATGAAATCTTACTCCGAGTATTCAAATGGACAAGTGAAACACCAGTGGAATTGGGATGTCCATATCAACCGAATGTTTACACAAAGCAACACAGAACGATCAAACCGGAAATACGTTCACTGCCTATCGAGAACCGAGAAGTAGTTGACTGAGACTTGTAAGCCACTTTCCGGTGTCAACGAAAAGAGGAAAGCAACCTAAACAAGGTGACACTTTCGGAAAGGACCGCCACCGACTTCCGGAAGAACTAGAGAGAGACAAAGCATAAGAGATCCGCTGTAATGATAGACGACAAACAAACGACGTGAAAGCTGTTCTTCTTACCGCCCTGTATACCATGACCCAAGATATGACTCCgatgtaaaaaatatgtatgatttattctaatattattatttggttAAATTATGTTGGTAAAGAAAATATACATCAAATTAAATAggaaggaaaaagaagaaatgagaaaaaaaattgattaaaaatgaatcaattttgaaattgtttagggaaacatagataatatagtacataaaaatatattgcatATCCAAACCATATAGTTCATATgttcaattataatttttttttatggttataCATAATATGtccaattataattttatatggttATACATTCTTATTTCCCAACATAGTAAACGTTATCCAAAATGCACGTAAATGAACCTATACCTCCTAAATAAAATATCCATTCAAAttcatttcaataattttttttaacagaaaAACTAATAACATGAACGTTTTGTTTACGGtggatagagaaaaaaaaaagaacatgaacGTCTTCTTTACGGtgaatacagaaaaaaaaacatgaacgtTTTCTTTACGGTGGAAAGACTACCACCAAAATCCAGCAATTTGGTAATTTACATACCAGAAGAACTTGACCAAAACGTACGCACCTGTTTTAAATACGTCATCAAACTGTGAATAAAATACATAacacaaattttaatattttttaagcgATTGTATCTTACACATTTAGACAAAaagctatttaaaaaaaaaaaacaaaatatcagaTATTATTTGGCATCACGAACAAATTTCAGTTTTTGGTGTCCATATAAGATATATCCGTTCTGTTTAATAATCAACACATTCTTTCCCTATCAGTAAGGGTAAGTCTCCAAAATATCACATTTTGTGGAGGTTAtcataaaatagtattttagagaaaaaaaatctctaaaatagtATTTACTAATTATAGATTAAATTTTCGAGGATagctttttttaatttatttttacaaaaatagttttcgaAGAGAAAAATAACTgaaagaagttttattaaaacataaatatacatatatatcctaaggtttagggtttagagttaagcgGTGGGTTTTGaggataaaatttcaaattaaaaaaataaatattaaaatttttaaaataaaaaagactatTGGTCATTTTCTGGTTATCTAAGAGAATTGCTCATGATAAAATGATTAAGTACttcaaacattaaattttattctAACCTCAATTCCTAAATATTTAATTCTAAACTCTAAttactaaattctaaaccaaTTGTTTTAACTCTTAGTAAATACTATTTGAGGATCTCAGTAAAGAAAGAGCTCTATAAATGTAACAATGTTATTAGTCCTCGAAGAAgtacaagaaaataaaacatttgctatcttacataaaaaaaatatgggcAAATTCTCAGCTTTGATGATCATCCtagcttcttctcttctttttgtcCTTCAAACCCTCGAAGTTGTTAATGGCGCCAAGTGTTACGGAAGCCTAGCCGGCAACAACAGCTACGCTCAGAATCGCAAAAATCTCTTCTCTACTCTTACTAATAAAGTCCTTGCTAACGGcggattctacaatgcttcacTCGGCCAATATCCCAACAGAGTCTACGCTCTTGGCCTCTGTGCAAGAGGCTTCAAGCCAAAAGTTTGTCTCAGTTGTCTCGAAAGATTGAGCCTGGAAACACAAAGGGATTGTCCAAACATCATGGACTCGTTCGTTTGGGGCGGTGACGATGAAGAGCTTGTTTCTTGTCTCGTACGTTCCTCAAACCACTCTTTTGGGAACCTCGAGATTAGTCCTCCTAATATACGGATGAGTCCATATCATATCAGGCCATTGATAAACATGACCCTTTTCATGCTAGAATGGGAATACACAGTTAATAGGACCCTCGAGGCTGCCACAAAAGCTCATGCCTCCTCGGCACATAAGTACTATAGTGCCTCGTACGCCGAGTTCACAGCGTTTCCGAATGTTTACATGCTGATGCAATGCACACCCGACATAACTTCTCAAGGCTGCAAGCAATGTTTGGAAGCTTGTTTGAAATACTTTAGAGAACAGTTTCTGGGAAGAATAGGGGGCATAGCTACTTTTCCAAGCTGTTATTTCAGATGGGATCTATATCCTTTCCATGGTGCTTTTCTGAATGTTACAAGAGTTCCGGCACTTCCTCGACCTCCGCCTCAGGAAAAAGGGAGCTCTATACCAGATAAGAAAGGTAAAACAAATGAGTTACAGcattaacaaaattttgtaAGTATGATAAAGAGGTTCTAAGACTAATAACAAAGGTTTAAACTTTTCAGGAAGAAGCATGAATAGAGGAATTATCACGATAATTGTGGTTCTTACTTTCATTCATCTTTTGGTATTTATTGGTTTCTACAAAGTCATAGCTCGGAGGTTAAAAATAAACAACGGAAAAAATGGTAAGTGCACCTTTTTTCTTGCTTCAGTCAACCTTTCTGATgacttatttattttcattttagttgGTGGTGCAGAATACACTGATTCAGATGGTCAATTTATGTTACGGTATGATCTTGGTATGATCTTATCGGCAACGGCTGTATTTTCGCCTGAAAATAAGCTTGGGCAAGGTGGATTTGGTACTGTTTATAAGgtaataacatatttttgtaatattattatttagatCTTGGTATGGATGAGTAACACATTTTGAGAACGTAACGATTTCAGGGGAAACTACTTAACGGGAAAGAGATAGCAGTGAAGAGATTAACCAGAGGTTCAGAAGGAGATATAGAGTTTAAGAATGAGGTTTCACTCTTGACAAGACTCCAACATAAGAATCTGGTTAAGCTGCTTGGTTTCTGTAatgaaggagatgaagagattCTTGTCTACGAGTTTGTTCCGCATTCAAGTCTTGACCGCTTTATCTTCGGTAAGACTTCGAATGATCGGAGCCAGAGCCGGCTCAGTACTATGATAGACCTtaatgcaaaaataaaaataaaatagaccTATAATTATtagcatttttaaaaataaaaataaataatgatttcCCCAACGCAATTCACAGAAACTGCTCCACCCCTTGGCTTATTTGGGGATGTCCCTTATTTGGCTGGCCAA encodes:
- the LOC125606922 gene encoding putative cysteine-rich receptor-like protein kinase 39 — protein: MGSFPALIIILASSLLTVLEVVNGAKCYGSSNSNSSYARNRDNLFSTLANNVVTNGGVYNSSLGQYPNKVYVLGLCARGYEPKPCISCVEKLTLETQTGCGSIMESFIWDSDDGDRVSCLVRSSNHSFGNLELEPPVIGPSPNHFAQSVNMTLFMQQWEYTVNNTLVAATKADTSSMHKYYSAVHAQFTEFPNVYMMMQCTPDITSQDCKQCLEDSVKYFREQFRGKTGGMASFPSCLFRWDLYSFYGAFGNVTRVPALPLLQAPKKGSSVPEKKGRSMHRGIITIIVVFTFINLLISIGFYKAKDRRRKLNNGINGCTLEYSDSDGHFMLRFDLSMIILATADFSPENKLGQGGFGTVYKGILLNGKEIAVKRLTRGSEGGVEFKNEVSLLTRLQHKNLVKLLGFCNEGDEEILVYEFVPNSSLDRFIFDEEKRELLTWEVRFKIIEGIARGLVYLHEDSQLKIIHRDLKASNILLDAEMNPKVADFGTARLFDTDETRAETQRIAGTRGYMAPEYLNHGQISAKCDVYSFGVVLLEMISGRRNNSFVGEGIVAFSWKRWVEGKPEIIIDPLLVKKPSSEIIKLIQTGLLCAQQNPTKRPTMSTVILWLGSETITIPLPKAPAFTASRSQSEDGTTSMSNVLTELSCR
- the LOC106438753 gene encoding cysteine-rich receptor-like protein kinase 40 isoform X3, whose product is MGKFSALMIILASSLLFVLQTLEVVNGAKCYGSLAGNNSYAQNRKNLFSTLTNKVLANGGFYNASLGQYPNRVYALGLCARGFKPKVCLSCLERLSLETQRDCPNIMDSFVWGGDDEELVSCLVRSSNHSFGNLEISPPNIRMSPYHIRPLINMTLFMLEWEYTVNRTLEAATKAHASSAHKYYSASYAEFTAFPNVYMLMQCTPDITSQGCKQCLEACLKYFREQFLGRIGGIATFPSCYFRWDLYPFHGAFLNVTRVPALPRPPPQEKGSSIPDKKGRSMNRGIITIIVVLTFIHLLVFIGFYKVIARRLKINNGKNEYTDSDGQFMLRYDLGMILSATAVFSPENKLGQGGFGTVYKGKLLNGKEIAVKRLTRGSEGDIEFKNEVSLLTRLQHKNLVKLLGFCNEGDEEILVYEFVPHSSLDRFIFDEEKRSLLTWDVRFKIIEGIARGLVYLHEDSQLKIIHRDLKASNILLDAEMNPKVADFGTARLFDADETRAETQQIAGTRGYMAPEYLNHGQISAKCDVYSFGVVLLEMITGQRNNSFEEGIAAFVWKRWSEGRPVVIIDPLLVENPNVQIIKYIQTGLLCVQEDASKRPTMSSVMVWLGSETITIPSPKAPDYTKSFSDRL
- the LOC106438753 gene encoding cysteine-rich receptor-like protein kinase 40 isoform X2, whose product is MGKFSALMIILASSLLFVLQTLEVVNGAKCYGSLAGNNSYAQNRKNLFSTLTNKVLANGGFYNASLGQYPNRVYALGLCARGFKPKVCLSCLERLSLETQRDCPNIMDSFVWGGDDEELVSCLVRSSNHSFGNLEISPPNIRMSPYHIRPLINMTLFMLEWEYTVNRTLEAATKAHASSAHKYYSASYAEFTAFPNVYMLMQCTPDITSQGCKQCLEACLKYFREQFLGRIGGIATFPSCYFRWDLYPFHGAFLNVTRVPALPRPPPQEKGSSIPDKKGRSMNRGIITIIVVLTFIHLLVFIGFYKVIARRLKINNGKNVGGAEYTDSDGQFMLRYDLGMILSATAVFSPENKLGQGGFGTVYKGKLLNGKEIAVKRLTRGSEGDIEFKNEVSLLTRLQHKNLVKLLGFCNEGDEEILVYEFVPHSSLDRFIFDEEKRSLLTWDVRFKIIEGIARGLVYLHEDSQLKIIHRDLKASNILLDAEMNPKVADFGTARLFDADETRAETQQIAGTRGYMAPEYLNHGQISAKCDVYSFGVVLLEMITGQRNNSFEEGIAAFVWKRWSEGRPVVIIDPLLVENPNVQIIKYIQTGLLCVQEDASKRPTMSSVMVWLGSETITIPSPKAPDYTKSFSDRL
- the LOC106438753 gene encoding cysteine-rich receptor-like protein kinase 40 isoform X1: MGKFSALMIILASSLLFVLQTLEVVNGAKCYGSLAGNNSYAQNRKNLFSTLTNKVLANGGFYNASLGQYPNRVYALGLCARGFKPKVCLSCLERLSLETQRDCPNIMDSFVWGGDDEELVSCLVRSSNHSFGNLEISPPNIRMSPYHIRPLINMTLFMLEWEYTVNRTLEAATKAHASSAHKYYSASYAEFTAFPNVYMLMQCTPDITSQGCKQCLEACLKYFREQFLGRIGGIATFPSCYFRWDLYPFHGAFLNVTRVPALPRPPPQEKGSSIPDKKGRSMNRGIITIIVVLTFIHLLVFIGFYKVIARRLKINNGKNGKCTFFLASVNLSDDLFIFILVGGAEYTDSDGQFMLRYDLGMILSATAVFSPENKLGQGGFGTVYKGKLLNGKEIAVKRLTRGSEGDIEFKNEVSLLTRLQHKNLVKLLGFCNEGDEEILVYEFVPHSSLDRFIFDEEKRSLLTWDVRFKIIEGIARGLVYLHEDSQLKIIHRDLKASNILLDAEMNPKVADFGTARLFDADETRAETQQIAGTRGYMAPEYLNHGQISAKCDVYSFGVVLLEMITGQRNNSFEEGIAAFVWKRWSEGRPVVIIDPLLVENPNVQIIKYIQTGLLCVQEDASKRPTMSSVMVWLGSETITIPSPKAPDYTKSFSDRL